The following nucleotide sequence is from Pseudomonas putida S13.1.2.
AGCGGCCCCAGCTTTTCCAGCCTGCTAGCAAATCAGTCCGAATATTTTGGTTGTCCATGCTTGTACATACAAGTAAAGGTGTGTTTGTATATTGACCACGACATACCCGCCCGCGGACGACCGCAGAGGACCTTTCCCGTGACCGACAACAACAAATACCGTGACGTTGAAATCCGTGCCCCACGTGGCAACAAGCTGACCGCCAAAAGCTGGCTGACCGAAGCGCCACTGCGCATGCTGATGAACAACCTCGACCCACAGGTTGCGGAAAACCCGAAAGAACTGGTGGTGTACGGCGGTATCGGCCGCGCCGCCCGTAACTGGGAATGCTACGACAAGATCGTCGAAACCCTGACCCGCCTGGAAGACGACGAAACCCTGCTGGTGCAGTCGGGCAAACCGGTCGGCGTGTTCAAGACCCACAGCAACGCCCCGCGCGTGCTGATTGCCAACTCCAACCTGGTGCCACACTGGGCCAACTGGGAACACTTCAACGAACTGGACGCCAAAGGCCTGGCCATGTACGGCCAGATGACCGCCGGCAGCTGGATCTACATTGGCAGCCAGGGCATCGTCCAGGGCACTTATGAAACCTTCGTCGAAGCCGGTCGCCAGCACTACGGCGGCAGCCTGAAAGGCAAGTGGGTACTCACCGCAGGCCTCGGCGGCATGGGCGGCGCCCAGCCATTGGCTGCTACCCTGGCTGGCGCCTGCTCGCTGAACATCGAATGCCAGCAGAGCCGCATCGACTTCCGTCTGGAAACCCGCTACGTCGACGAACAGGCCACCGACCTCGACGACGCCCTGGTGCGCATCGCCAAGTACACCGCCGAAGGCAAGGCCATCTCCATCGCCCTGCACGGCAACGCTGCCGAAATCCTGCCAGAGCTGGTCAAGCGTGGCGTGCGCCCGGACATGGTCACCGACCAGACCAGCGCCCACGACCCGCTCAACGGCTACCTGCCTGCCGGCTGGACCTGGGAACAGTACCGCGACCGCGCGCAGACCGAACCGGCTGCAGTGGTCAAGGCCGCCAAGCAGTCGATGGCCGTGCACGTGCAGGCCATGCTGGACTTCCAGAAGCAGGGCGTGCCGACCTTCGACTATGGCAACAACATCCGCCAGATGGCCAAGGAAGAGGGCGTGGCCAATGCCTTCGATTTCCCGGGCTTCGTCCCTGCCTATATCCGTCCGCTGTTCTGCCGCGGCGTTGGCCCGTTCCGCTGGGCGGCGCTGTCTGGCGAGGCTGAGGACATCTACAAGACCGACGCCAAGGTAAAGGAACTGATCCCCGACGACGCCCACCTGCACCGCTGGCTGGACATGGCCCGCGAGCGCATCAGCTTCCAGGGCCTGCCGGCGCGTATCTGCTGGGTTGGCCTGGGCCTGCGCGCCAAGCTGGGCCTGGCCTTCAACGAAATGGTCCGCAGCGGCGAGCTGTCGGCACCGGTCGTGATCGGCCGTGACCACCTGGACTCGGGTTCGGTCTCCAGCCCCAACCGCGAAACCGAAGCCATGCGTGACGGCTCGGACGCTGTTTCCGACTGGCCGCTGCTCAACGCCCTGCTGAACACCGCAGGCGGCGCCACCTGGGTGTCGCTGCACCACGGCGGTGGCGTGGGCAT
It contains:
- the hutU gene encoding urocanate hydratase → MTDNNKYRDVEIRAPRGNKLTAKSWLTEAPLRMLMNNLDPQVAENPKELVVYGGIGRAARNWECYDKIVETLTRLEDDETLLVQSGKPVGVFKTHSNAPRVLIANSNLVPHWANWEHFNELDAKGLAMYGQMTAGSWIYIGSQGIVQGTYETFVEAGRQHYGGSLKGKWVLTAGLGGMGGAQPLAATLAGACSLNIECQQSRIDFRLETRYVDEQATDLDDALVRIAKYTAEGKAISIALHGNAAEILPELVKRGVRPDMVTDQTSAHDPLNGYLPAGWTWEQYRDRAQTEPAAVVKAAKQSMAVHVQAMLDFQKQGVPTFDYGNNIRQMAKEEGVANAFDFPGFVPAYIRPLFCRGVGPFRWAALSGEAEDIYKTDAKVKELIPDDAHLHRWLDMARERISFQGLPARICWVGLGLRAKLGLAFNEMVRSGELSAPVVIGRDHLDSGSVSSPNRETEAMRDGSDAVSDWPLLNALLNTAGGATWVSLHHGGGVGMGFSQHSGMVIVCDGTDEAAERIARVLTNDPGTGVMRHADAGYDIAIDCAKEQGLDLPMITG